Proteins encoded together in one Impatiens glandulifera chromosome 1, dImpGla2.1, whole genome shotgun sequence window:
- the LOC124938985 gene encoding cytochrome P450 703A2: MELITLVASALFLFPTIIYLLVKSRSNLARSKMLPPGPPRWPVIGNLFQLGELPHRDLASFCEKYGPLVYLRLGNVDAITTNDPDTIREILLRQDEIFASRPRTLAAVHLAYGCGDVALAPLGPQWKRMRRICMENLLTTKRLESFAGHRADEAQHLVHDVWTRAQYGKEVNLREVLGAFSMNNVTRMLLGKQFFGAESSGPDEAMEFMHITHELFRLLGLIYLGDYLPFWRWIDPYGCEKKMREIEKRVDDFHSRIIEEHRKGKREMDVNGEGDMDFVDVLLSLPGEDGKEHMEDVEIKALIQDMIAAATDTSAVTNEWAMAEVIKHPNVLIKIQQELDSVVGIDRMVMESDLVNLNYLRCVVRETFRMHPAGPFLIPHESIRDAVINGFHIPAGTRVFINTHGLGRNKSIWDDVEIFRPERHLTGDGGTRVEISHGADFKILPFSAGKRKCPGAPLGVTMVLMGLARLFHCFDWNPPEGLRSDEIDTMEVYGMTMPKARPLMALAKPRLASHFYLY, translated from the exons ATGGAATTAATTACCCTAGTCGCTTCTGCCCTTTTCCTTTTTCCAACCATCATTTATCTTTTAGTTAAATCTCGATCTAATCTTGCAAGAAGCAAGATGCTACCTCCCGGTCCACCAAGGTGGCCCGTAATAGGCAACCTATTTCAATTGGGCGAGCTCCCACATAGGGATCTCGCCTCATTCTGTGAAAAATACGGGCCTTTAGTTTATCTTCGCCTAGGAAATGTCGACGCAATCACCACCAACGATCCAGACACCATTCGCGAGATCCTTCTAAGGCAAGATGAGATTTTCGCGTCTCGCCCTAGAACCCTAGCTGCAGTTCACTTGGCTTACGGATGTGGAGACGTAGCCCTGGCTCCCTTAGGTCCACAATGGAAAAGGATGAGAAGAATTTGCATGGAGAATCTCTTGACTACGAAGAGATTGGAATCCTTTGCGGGCCATCGAGCCGACGAGGCTCAACACCTGGTCCATGATGTATGGACCAGGGCTCAATATGGGAAGGAAGTTAACTTGAGGGAGGTTCTTGGAGCCTTCTCCATGAATAACGTGACTAGAATGCTTCTTGGGAAACAATTCTTTGGGGCTGAATCATCTGGACCCGATGAGGCTATGGAGTTTATGCATATAACACACGAATTATTTAGGCTCTTGGGTTTGATTTATTTGGGCGATTACTTGCCGTTTTGGAGATGGATTGATCCTTATGGATGTGAGAAGAAGATGAGGGAAATCGAGAAGAGAGTTGACGATTTTCATAGTAGAATCATTGAAGAACATAGGAAAGGAAAACGAGAGATGGATGTAAATGGAGAAGGAGATATGGATTTTGTTGATGTTTTGTTGTCATTACCGGGCGAAGATGGAAAAGAACACATGGAAGATGTCGAGATTAAAGCTCTAATTCAG GATATGATAGCTGCAGCAACGGATACTTCAGCCGTGACAAACGAATGGGCAATGGCGGAAGTAATAAAACATCCAAATGTTCTTATAAAGATTCAACAAGAGCTTGATTCCGTCGTCGGAATCGACAGAATGGTAATGGAATCCGACCTAGTTAATCTCAACTATCTCCGATGTGTCGTAAGAGAAACTTTCCGTATGCATCCTGCCGGTCCATTCCTAATTCCCCACGAATCCATTCGCGACGCTGTCATCAACGGCTTTCACATCCCAGCCGGAACACGTGTCTTCATCAACACGCATGGCCTCGGCAGGAATAAGTCGATATGGGACGACGTCGAGATTTTCCGTCCGGAAAGACATTTGACCGGCGACGGAGGAACTCGTGTCGAGATAAGTCATGGGGCGGATTTCAAAATCTTGCCTTTTAGCGCCGGAAAAAGAAAGTGTCCCGGCGCTCCATTGGGAGTGACTATGGTTTTGATGGGTCTTGCTCGTCTTTTTCATTGTTTTGATTGGAATCCGCCCGAGGGATTGAGATCAGACGAGATTGATACTATGGAAGTTTATGGAATGACAATGCCTAAAGCTAGACCTTTAATGGCATTGGCTAAACCACGTTTGGCTAGccatttttatctttattaa